In one window of Jatrophihabitans sp. DNA:
- a CDS encoding fibronectin type III domain-containing protein, whose translation MLNRATSLTHVLSRRQAPSRKAARPLLAVTAVAVTVLALLTPVTANAVTGANPIGVLDSVSVRPSDGVVTISGWTADLDDPVDPLRVEIYDNDVYATAVIARDSRPDVGVSVPKVGPNHGFTVSYPGKTGVHEVCAVALNHVGGANTELGCRTVRISNDPVGVLEVSPQRPGGFLISGYAIDPNAPTAAVLIRTYIDGQYHSGRLASAPRTGLPAQYAAAGSNHGFSFLAPMTAGVHQICAYAMNIGAGNVNLRLGCRTVTMINNPVGALESAAQQPGGFLATGYALDPDVTSSIAVRIYLDGKWVASGPAAAPRPDLLTRYPANGQNHGFSIFTPVPAGVHQLCAYGMNVGAGTVNTRFGCRTVTMINNPVGALESAPVQPGGFLATGYVLDPDVTGSIAVRIYLDGKYVASGLAAAPRPDLLARYPKHGQNHGFAIFTPASAGTHQLCAYGMNVGAGTVNTRFGCRTVSRTSDPVGSGASIARVGTSNAIAISGWALDPDTASPIKVQVTSDGVSKQLLTANLASSGSTKAWPRYGAYHGYSANVTLDGFEHTVCVAAINVGEGKDVTQGCRVISTSGASAPAAPTELSAVPGSKLVTLRWTAARSVTSPVTSYQITVTPGGRIVTVPGTAVSAAIGSLTNGVQYTFSVRAVNELGRSSVATVKATPTSIPLQVTPAPISTSHYVRNLTGNATTDIALMRQMGAGDASRNPSGHSYLVLLQIGGQVEYRNGTLLSATSRFVSYPAVVTAMKAYLDGYATTQRPSAPLTLAIGTNNDIDVNYSAGVSWARNIVNPVAAYAASRHPAVVIAGANDIEPGFSATVGESRAWVSGYLAATGAKYVFNGSADGCSTYATGGRCNNGWTQADMQWVSGGAAPSRTISLPQIYNYAMPLQWKNISLTGTAAGKPRIYFGGPLTEVTACDQARTCDSIGNIDAWNRLWSAISSTTATRQAQMPHGTDLRIN comes from the coding sequence ATGCTCAACCGCGCAACGTCTCTCACGCACGTGCTGAGCCGACGGCAGGCACCGAGCCGCAAGGCGGCCCGCCCGCTCCTCGCCGTCACCGCTGTCGCGGTCACCGTGCTGGCGCTGCTCACCCCGGTCACCGCGAACGCCGTCACCGGCGCCAACCCGATCGGGGTGCTGGACTCGGTGTCGGTCCGGCCGTCCGACGGGGTGGTCACCATCTCGGGCTGGACTGCCGACCTCGACGACCCGGTCGACCCGTTGCGGGTGGAGATCTATGACAACGACGTGTACGCCACGGCGGTGATCGCCCGCGACTCCCGGCCCGACGTCGGCGTCTCGGTGCCCAAGGTCGGCCCGAACCACGGCTTCACGGTGAGCTACCCCGGCAAGACCGGCGTGCACGAGGTCTGCGCGGTCGCCCTCAACCACGTCGGCGGAGCCAACACCGAGCTCGGCTGCCGCACCGTCCGGATCAGCAACGACCCGGTCGGCGTCCTCGAGGTCAGCCCGCAGCGACCGGGCGGCTTCCTCATCAGCGGCTACGCGATCGACCCGAACGCCCCCACCGCCGCCGTCCTGATCCGCACCTACATCGACGGGCAGTACCACTCCGGCCGGCTCGCCAGCGCACCCCGCACCGGCCTGCCGGCGCAGTACGCGGCCGCCGGTTCCAACCACGGTTTCTCCTTCCTCGCCCCGATGACCGCCGGCGTCCATCAGATCTGCGCCTACGCGATGAACATCGGCGCCGGAAACGTCAACCTCCGGCTCGGCTGCCGGACCGTCACGATGATCAACAACCCGGTCGGCGCCCTGGAGAGCGCCGCGCAACAGCCGGGCGGCTTCCTGGCCACCGGCTACGCGCTGGACCCCGACGTCACCAGCTCGATCGCGGTGCGCATCTACCTCGACGGCAAGTGGGTCGCCAGCGGCCCGGCCGCGGCCCCCCGTCCGGACCTGCTGACGCGTTACCCCGCCAACGGGCAGAACCACGGCTTCTCGATCTTCACCCCGGTACCCGCCGGCGTCCACCAGCTCTGCGCGTACGGGATGAACGTCGGCGCGGGCACCGTCAACACCCGGTTCGGCTGCCGCACCGTGACAATGATCAACAACCCGGTCGGCGCCCTGGAGAGCGCTCCGGTGCAGCCGGGCGGCTTCCTGGCCACCGGCTACGTGCTGGACCCCGACGTCACCGGCTCGATCGCGGTCCGCATCTACCTCGACGGCAAGTACGTCGCCAGCGGCCTGGCCGCGGCCCCGCGCCCGGACCTGCTGGCGCGCTACCCCAAGCACGGCCAGAACCACGGCTTCGCGATCTTCACCCCCGCATCGGCGGGCACCCACCAGCTCTGCGCGTACGGGATGAACGTCGGCGCGGGCACCGTCAACACCCGGTTCGGCTGCCGCACGGTGTCGCGCACCAGTGACCCGGTCGGCTCCGGCGCCAGCATCGCGCGGGTCGGCACCTCCAACGCCATCGCGATCTCCGGCTGGGCCCTGGACCCCGACACCGCCTCGCCGATCAAGGTGCAGGTCACCAGCGACGGCGTGAGCAAGCAACTGCTGACCGCCAACCTGGCCTCCAGCGGGTCCACCAAGGCCTGGCCCCGCTACGGCGCGTACCACGGCTACTCCGCCAACGTGACCCTCGACGGGTTCGAGCACACGGTGTGCGTCGCGGCTATCAACGTCGGCGAGGGCAAGGACGTCACCCAGGGCTGCAGGGTGATCAGCACCTCGGGCGCCTCCGCACCGGCGGCGCCCACCGAGCTGAGCGCGGTGCCGGGCAGCAAGCTGGTCACCCTCAGGTGGACCGCGGCTCGCTCGGTCACCTCGCCGGTGACCAGCTACCAGATCACCGTCACGCCGGGCGGTCGCATCGTGACGGTGCCCGGAACGGCCGTCTCGGCAGCGATCGGCAGCCTGACCAACGGCGTCCAGTACACCTTCTCGGTGCGGGCGGTCAACGAGCTGGGACGAAGCTCGGTGGCAACGGTCAAGGCCACCCCGACCTCGATCCCGCTGCAGGTCACCCCGGCCCCGATCTCGACCAGTCACTACGTGCGCAACCTGACCGGCAACGCCACCACCGACATCGCCCTGATGCGCCAGATGGGCGCCGGTGACGCCAGCCGCAACCCGTCCGGGCACAGCTACCTGGTGCTGCTGCAGATCGGCGGCCAGGTCGAGTACCGCAACGGCACGCTGCTCTCGGCGACCTCCCGGTTCGTCAGCTATCCCGCCGTGGTGACCGCGATGAAGGCCTACCTGGACGGCTACGCCACCACCCAACGGCCCTCCGCTCCGCTGACCCTGGCGATCGGCACGAACAACGACATCGACGTCAACTACTCGGCCGGCGTGTCCTGGGCGCGCAACATCGTCAACCCGGTCGCCGCCTACGCCGCCAGCCGGCACCCCGCCGTGGTCATCGCGGGCGCCAACGACATCGAGCCCGGCTTCTCGGCGACGGTGGGCGAGAGCCGCGCCTGGGTCTCCGGTTACCTGGCCGCCACCGGCGCCAAGTACGTCTTCAACGGCTCGGCCGACGGCTGCTCCACCTACGCCACGGGCGGCCGGTGCAACAACGGCTGGACGCAGGCTGACATGCAATGGGTCAGCGGCGGCGCGGCGCCGAGCCGGACCATCAGCCTGCCGCAGATCTACAACTACGCGATGCCGCTGCAGTGGAAGAACATCTCGCTCACCGGCACCGCGGCCGGCAAGCCGCGGATCTACTTCGGCGGCCCGCTCACCGAGGTGACCGCCTGCGATCAGGCCAGGACCTGTGACAGCATCGGCAACATCGACGCCTGGAACCGGCTGTGGAGCGCGATCTCGTCCACGACCGCCACCAGGCAGGCCCAGATGCCACACGGCACCGACCTTCGCATCAACTAG
- the mgrA gene encoding L-glyceraldehyde 3-phosphate reductase produces MTYLAADDRYERMTYRRAGRSGIKLPLISLGLWHNFGDDRPLDGQRAILRRAFDLGVTHFDLANNYGPPYGAAEANFGKIYQQDFLPYRDELFLSTKAGWDMWPGPYGDLGSRKYLLASLDRSLARMGVDYVDVFYHHRNDPQTPLEETMGALDHAVRSGKALYAGISSYSPQRTAEAARILRELGTPLFLHQPSYSLLNRWIEDELLGTTAAVGAGVIVFSPLAQGMLTDKYLNGVPADSRMAANTSLPTELLSEQNLQRIRALNEIAARRGQSLAQLALAWAARDERVSSVLIGASSVGQLEQNIAALEHQSFTAEELAEIDRHAVEGDIDLWRAVATS; encoded by the coding sequence ATGACCTATCTCGCTGCCGATGACCGTTACGAGCGCATGACCTACCGCCGGGCCGGCCGCAGCGGCATCAAGCTGCCGCTGATCTCACTCGGCCTCTGGCACAACTTCGGCGACGACCGGCCCTTGGACGGCCAGCGGGCGATCCTGCGCCGGGCCTTCGACCTGGGCGTCACCCACTTCGACCTGGCCAACAACTACGGCCCGCCCTACGGCGCGGCCGAGGCGAACTTCGGCAAGATCTACCAGCAGGACTTCCTGCCTTATCGCGACGAGCTGTTCCTCTCGACCAAGGCCGGCTGGGACATGTGGCCCGGGCCTTACGGCGACCTGGGCTCGCGCAAGTACCTGCTGGCCAGCCTGGACCGCTCGCTGGCCCGGATGGGCGTGGATTACGTCGATGTCTTCTACCACCACCGCAACGACCCGCAGACCCCGCTTGAGGAGACGATGGGAGCGCTGGACCACGCGGTCCGCTCCGGCAAGGCGCTCTACGCCGGCATCTCCTCCTACTCCCCGCAGCGCACCGCCGAGGCCGCTCGGATCTTGCGCGAGCTGGGCACCCCGCTGTTCCTGCACCAGCCGTCCTACTCGCTGCTCAACCGCTGGATCGAGGACGAGCTGCTCGGCACCACCGCGGCGGTGGGCGCCGGCGTGATCGTGTTCTCCCCGCTGGCGCAAGGGATGCTGACCGACAAATATCTCAACGGGGTGCCGGCCGACTCCCGGATGGCAGCCAACACCTCGCTGCCGACGGAGCTGCTCAGCGAGCAGAACCTGCAGCGCATCCGGGCGCTGAACGAGATCGCGGCGCGGCGCGGCCAGTCGCTTGCCCAGCTCGCGCTTGCTTGGGCCGCCCGGGACGAGCGGGTCAGCTCGGTGCTGATCGGCGCCTCCTCGGTAGGCCAGCTGGAGCAGAACATCGCCGCTCTGGAGCACCAGTCCTTCACCGCCGAGGAACTGGCCGAGATCGACCGGCATGCCGTCGAGGGTGACATCGACCTGTGGCGCGCGGTGGCAACCAGCTGA
- a CDS encoding Gfo/Idh/MocA family oxidoreductase, giving the protein MRVAVLGCGFGAQHLDWLSQHPEFELDTLCYQHNRERAVELADRYGIGNVSADALGTLGGRGIELAVIVTPPDTRQVLVQAALDAGAFVFADKPLSNSLQSATELAALAARAPQRCAVNFQWRTHPAVREIRDQLAEGVGALHRVHASFYHDFYRGLPDSWRQQPASAGAGTLGDQGVHLFDLLHWLIPRDWSSVAASTSAVRQDLDTRALAPAAGRTEDLAEVWLREPESGCLATVSLSRLVCGVRAIEFEIQGSERTLQLRLQADDASAELTAHAGDGSSKTARYGPTSLDPYPSLLAAMAGRPDPDGLLAGFEDGVWAQARLAEAVALAARTQHALPS; this is encoded by the coding sequence ATGCGGGTAGCGGTCCTCGGCTGCGGCTTCGGCGCCCAACACCTCGACTGGCTCTCCCAGCATCCCGAATTCGAGCTGGACACCTTGTGCTATCAGCACAATCGAGAACGCGCGGTGGAGCTGGCCGATCGTTACGGCATCGGCAACGTAAGCGCGGACGCGCTCGGGACGCTGGGTGGGCGCGGCATCGAGCTGGCGGTGATCGTCACCCCGCCGGACACCCGGCAGGTGCTGGTGCAGGCCGCTCTCGACGCCGGCGCCTTCGTCTTCGCGGACAAGCCGCTCAGTAACTCGCTGCAGTCAGCGACTGAGCTGGCGGCGCTAGCGGCCCGCGCGCCGCAACGGTGCGCGGTCAACTTCCAGTGGCGTACCCACCCGGCCGTGCGCGAGATCCGCGACCAGCTCGCCGAGGGCGTCGGGGCGTTGCATCGGGTGCACGCCAGCTTCTATCACGACTTCTATCGCGGCCTGCCGGACTCCTGGCGGCAGCAGCCGGCCAGCGCGGGCGCCGGAACGCTCGGCGACCAGGGCGTGCACCTTTTCGACTTGCTGCACTGGCTGATCCCGCGCGACTGGTCGAGCGTCGCGGCTTCCACCAGCGCGGTGCGTCAGGACCTCGACACCCGGGCACTGGCACCCGCCGCCGGCCGGACCGAGGACCTGGCCGAGGTCTGGCTGCGCGAGCCGGAGTCCGGCTGCCTGGCGACCGTGTCGCTGTCCCGGCTGGTCTGCGGCGTGCGCGCGATCGAGTTCGAGATCCAGGGATCGGAGCGGACGCTGCAGCTGCGCCTGCAGGCCGATGACGCCTCGGCCGAGTTGACGGCGCACGCCGGCGACGGATCTTCCAAGACCGCGCGGTACGGGCCGACCTCGCTGGATCCCTATCCATCGCTGCTCGCGGCGATGGCCGGTCGGCCGGATCCCGACGGGCTGTTGGCCGGCTTCGAGGACGGCGTGTGGGCCCAGGCCCGACTGGCTGAAGCCGTTGCCCTGGCAGCGCGAACGCAGCATGCCCTGCCCAGCTAG
- a CDS encoding inositol-3-phosphate synthase produces MPEPLRLAVCGVGNNISALFQGAQYYRELTARGVPAADLPGIKHPEIGGLSVADIDFVAAFDVHPDKVGAPFSSAVLAPPNNYPLLDVTLPETPFVVDPGLTAQDCAPFDPAFNRIVRRLRDTRADVLLYSLPTGLQWAADAYAQAALEAGAAFVNCTPESVARVPATLAAFERRGVPLIGDDLASHLGTSVVHRALLGLLNDRGLSLVSSYQLNLGGNEDFKNLRTAGESKRASKLNALAQEGLDTSRVEVIPSAGFVSHLNDNKVGMLNIEAVGWAGTPISVDLKLKVQDSSNAAGVIIDLIRMGAAAKRRGLGGFPAAAARILKSPAGGHPSYTEAAVAQSLRTLDAGLHVAAEQPSIEHAS; encoded by the coding sequence ATGCCCGAACCACTTCGCCTCGCCGTCTGCGGGGTCGGCAACAACATCTCAGCGCTGTTCCAGGGCGCGCAGTACTACCGGGAGTTGACCGCCCGCGGCGTGCCGGCTGCCGACCTGCCGGGCATCAAACACCCCGAGATCGGCGGCCTCAGCGTCGCCGACATCGACTTCGTCGCCGCCTTCGACGTTCATCCCGACAAGGTCGGGGCCCCGTTCTCCTCAGCGGTCCTGGCGCCTCCGAACAACTACCCGCTGCTGGACGTGACGCTTCCCGAAACGCCCTTCGTCGTCGATCCGGGGCTCACCGCGCAGGACTGCGCCCCGTTCGACCCGGCGTTCAACCGGATCGTGCGGCGGTTGCGTGACACCCGTGCCGACGTGCTGCTGTACTCGCTGCCGACCGGCCTGCAGTGGGCCGCCGACGCCTACGCGCAGGCCGCCCTGGAGGCCGGCGCCGCGTTCGTCAACTGCACTCCTGAGTCGGTGGCCAGGGTGCCGGCCACCCTGGCGGCGTTCGAGCGCCGCGGGGTGCCGTTGATCGGCGACGACCTCGCCAGCCACCTCGGCACCTCGGTGGTGCACCGGGCGCTGCTGGGCCTGCTCAATGACCGAGGCCTGTCCCTGGTGAGCTCCTACCAGCTCAATCTCGGTGGCAATGAGGACTTCAAGAACCTGCGGACGGCCGGCGAGAGCAAGCGGGCCTCCAAGCTGAACGCGCTGGCTCAGGAGGGTCTGGACACCAGCAGGGTGGAGGTGATTCCGTCTGCCGGCTTCGTCTCGCACCTCAACGACAACAAGGTCGGAATGCTCAACATCGAGGCGGTCGGCTGGGCCGGCACGCCGATCTCGGTGGATCTCAAGCTCAAGGTGCAGGACTCCAGCAACGCCGCCGGGGTCATCATCGACCTGATCCGGATGGGGGCCGCCGCCAAGCGGCGCGGCCTGGGCGGCTTCCCGGCCGCGGCCGCCCGCATCCTGAAGTCACCGGCAGGTGGCCACCCCTCCTACACCGAGGCCGCGGTGGCGCAGAGCCTGAGGACCCTGGACGCCGGCCTGCATGTAGCAGCCGAGCAGCCGAGCATTGAACATGCCAGTTGA
- a CDS encoding DJ-1/PfpI family protein, which translates to MPVEREPAVLEVRVLAFPEVDDLDLMGAYAVLSKAAEIARAGPGPLLNVTIAAEQPELRTAGGLRFQAQTGLEGPDRAAAVLVPGGRGIERVLTRASYLDYLRTAHRHGAAVYSVCSGALLVAVAGIAGATTLAIHAAKHAQLAGTANCLPGAGLIRDGGLTSVGGDRRSSVKSVDLALQLVADLAAGLLPELLSRMELCQGRTLETGSAAPGAQS; encoded by the coding sequence ATGCCAGTTGAGCGGGAGCCTGCCGTCCTGGAGGTCAGGGTCCTGGCCTTTCCCGAGGTCGATGACCTCGACCTGATGGGCGCCTACGCGGTGCTGTCCAAGGCCGCCGAGATCGCCCGGGCCGGGCCGGGACCGCTGCTGAACGTCACGATCGCCGCCGAGCAGCCCGAGTTGCGCACCGCCGGCGGTCTGCGATTTCAGGCGCAAACAGGCCTGGAAGGGCCCGACCGGGCCGCGGCCGTGCTGGTGCCGGGTGGCCGGGGCATCGAGCGGGTGCTGACCCGCGCGTCCTACCTGGACTACCTGCGCACGGCACACCGGCATGGCGCCGCGGTGTACAGCGTCTGCTCGGGCGCGCTGCTGGTCGCCGTGGCCGGTATCGCGGGCGCGACCACGCTGGCCATCCACGCGGCCAAGCACGCCCAACTCGCCGGCACGGCGAACTGCCTGCCCGGCGCCGGCCTGATTCGCGACGGTGGCCTCACCTCGGTGGGCGGTGACCGCCGCAGCTCGGTGAAGTCGGTGGACCTGGCCCTGCAACTGGTGGCCGACCTTGCCGCCGGGCTGCTGCCTGAGCTGCTGTCCCGAATGGAGCTCTGCCAGGGTCGCACGCTCGAAACCGGCTCCGCCGCCCCGGGAGCGCAGTCGTGA
- a CDS encoding SDR family oxidoreductase, with amino-acid sequence MTAPRARRATVLVTGASRGIGGQAALRLAAAGFDLVLWARTLEGLRQTQQRAAEFGAEVSIDAVDVSDAAQVAAGYAAIRWRSPLTGLVLNAGSGIWQQITEIDDAVWDQTLATNLRGAMLVLRQFLPELQRVPGGLIVGVLSDSAKYPFAGRGAYAASKAGLAALLEVARRETREAGVRVTALLPSRVDTSFQGSLESAGAGCRPGSLSVEDVAEVIGWLFELPAGVEVRELQLSALTSSFGPYQEVSS; translated from the coding sequence GTGACGGCGCCGCGCGCGCGCCGCGCGACGGTTCTGGTGACCGGCGCCAGCAGGGGAATCGGTGGCCAGGCCGCGCTGCGGCTGGCAGCCGCCGGCTTCGACCTGGTCCTGTGGGCCCGGACCCTCGAGGGTCTGCGGCAGACCCAGCAGCGAGCCGCGGAGTTCGGCGCCGAGGTCAGCATCGACGCGGTCGACGTCTCCGACGCCGCGCAGGTCGCGGCCGGCTACGCCGCGATCCGGTGGCGCTCGCCCCTGACCGGGCTGGTGCTCAATGCCGGTTCGGGCATCTGGCAGCAGATCACCGAGATCGACGACGCGGTCTGGGACCAGACGCTGGCCACCAACCTGCGCGGCGCGATGCTGGTCCTGAGGCAGTTTCTGCCTGAGCTGCAACGCGTTCCGGGCGGCCTGATCGTGGGAGTCCTGTCGGACTCGGCGAAGTACCCGTTCGCCGGCCGGGGCGCCTACGCCGCGTCCAAGGCGGGCTTGGCGGCGCTGCTGGAGGTGGCGCGGCGTGAGACCCGCGAGGCCGGCGTCCGGGTCACGGCGCTGCTACCCAGCCGGGTGGACACCTCCTTCCAGGGCAGCCTGGAGTCCGCCGGCGCCGGCTGCCGGCCCGGCTCGCTGTCGGTCGAGGACGTCGCCGAGGTGATCGGCTGGCTGTTCGAGCTGCCGGCCGGGGTCGAGGTCCGCGAGCTGCAGCTCTCGGCCCTGACCTCGTCCTTCGGCCCCTACCAGGAGGTCTCCTCATGA
- a CDS encoding RidA family protein produces MTWTKIALVPEGHSKPVGKYSPGIELQGQAAGSLVFLSGQVATDARGEMLHPGDAGGQAHVVFDRLAAVLAAAGLGLSDLVSLTIYVRDLSVNFAAVSAVRNARLGEPGPSSAFLGVAELVEDGCLVEIGGIAAAGVTLAHEPR; encoded by the coding sequence ATGACCTGGACCAAGATCGCCCTTGTGCCGGAAGGCCATTCCAAGCCGGTCGGCAAGTACAGCCCGGGCATCGAGCTGCAGGGCCAGGCTGCCGGCAGCCTGGTCTTTCTCAGCGGCCAGGTGGCGACCGACGCGCGCGGGGAGATGCTGCATCCGGGCGACGCCGGCGGCCAGGCGCACGTGGTCTTCGACCGGTTGGCTGCCGTGCTGGCCGCTGCCGGCCTCGGCCTGAGCGATCTGGTGAGCCTGACCATCTACGTCCGAGATCTCAGTGTCAACTTCGCCGCGGTGTCAGCGGTGCGCAACGCCAGGCTCGGCGAGCCCGGACCGTCCAGCGCCTTTCTCGGCGTCGCCGAACTGGTCGAGGACGGCTGCCTGGTCGAGATCGGCGGCATCGCCGCGGCCGGCGTCACCCTCGCCCACGAGCCGCGGTGA
- a CDS encoding PfkB family carbohydrate kinase has translation MTSPTTGLRLADAEVEALRQAGRGNRILVAGSLNHDEILIADHDPGDEGAVLVRERVTAPGGHAGNCASGLAALGAQVSLLAAVGADDTGELLISDLRGHGVDVAAIARIPGSPTGRVIIPVLGEQHFMLLLPGANDQLSSEHVRQALSTDYDALVLFDPAPVALAEIFSATTGSAAGDNIFWNPGGIYAHQPAARHYLPRCRSIFVNRNEWPAVRAGLPPDRAVRTEVVQTLGAEGAAGHGADVVAHAPGEAVPMVDPTGAGDAFAAGYVLAALAGLALPRRLAVGNISGALAVTAVGARGRLCTLADLARWPACSG, from the coding sequence GTGACCAGCCCGACAACCGGTCTCCGGCTGGCCGACGCCGAGGTCGAGGCCTTGCGGCAGGCCGGCAGGGGCAACCGCATCCTGGTGGCCGGCTCGCTGAACCACGACGAGATCCTGATCGCCGACCATGATCCGGGCGACGAGGGCGCGGTGCTGGTGCGCGAGCGGGTCACCGCGCCGGGCGGGCATGCCGGCAACTGCGCCTCGGGGCTGGCGGCGCTCGGCGCGCAGGTGTCACTGCTCGCCGCGGTCGGAGCCGATGACACCGGCGAGCTGCTGATCTCGGACCTGCGCGGGCACGGCGTCGACGTCGCCGCCATCGCCAGGATCCCCGGCAGCCCGACCGGTCGGGTGATCATCCCGGTGCTGGGCGAGCAGCACTTCATGCTGCTGCTGCCCGGAGCGAACGACCAGCTGTCGAGCGAGCACGTCCGGCAGGCGCTGAGCACCGACTACGACGCGCTGGTGCTCTTCGACCCGGCGCCGGTGGCGCTGGCCGAGATCTTCTCGGCGACCACCGGATCCGCCGCCGGGGACAACATCTTCTGGAACCCGGGCGGCATCTACGCCCACCAGCCCGCGGCCCGCCACTACCTGCCGCGCTGCCGGTCGATCTTCGTCAACCGCAACGAGTGGCCGGCGGTCCGGGCCGGGTTGCCACCGGATCGGGCCGTCCGGACCGAAGTCGTGCAGACCCTGGGGGCCGAGGGCGCGGCCGGCCACGGTGCCGACGTGGTGGCGCACGCGCCCGGTGAAGCCGTGCCGATGGTGGACCCGACCGGGGCCGGCGACGCCTTCGCCGCCGGCTATGTCCTGGCCGCGCTGGCCGGACTGGCGCTGCCCCGCCGGTTGGCGGTCGGCAACATCAGCGGCGCGCTCGCGGTGACCGCGGTCGGCGCTCGGGGCCGGCTGTGCACGCTGGCGGACCTGGCGCGGTGGCCGGCATGCTCAGGCTGA
- a CDS encoding MTAP family purine nucleoside phosphorylase: MDQPVIAIIGGTGFYKFLEPVEEVSRQTPYGPTSAPISLSSLDGRPVAFLPRHGRDHEYLPHEIPYRANLWAFKELGVRQILGLNTVGSLQAEYRRGDLVLVDQFIDRTSGRIDTFFSGNAAAHISSAYPYCVRMRGLAKDALDGIEGGFHDSATVVVTQGPRFGTLAESRWFRSQGWHVLNMTQYPEVVLAREQELCYMNLSYVTDYDVALTEVVGAEPDKEVVSHARVLQAFAADSGRFVDAVKRIVNTLPAEFDCGCQHALDGART; the protein is encoded by the coding sequence ATGGATCAACCAGTCATTGCGATCATCGGCGGCACCGGCTTCTACAAGTTCCTGGAGCCGGTCGAGGAAGTCAGCCGGCAGACCCCGTACGGCCCGACCAGCGCCCCGATCAGCCTGTCGTCCCTGGACGGCCGACCGGTGGCCTTCCTTCCCCGGCACGGTCGTGACCACGAGTACCTGCCGCACGAGATCCCGTACCGGGCAAACCTGTGGGCGTTCAAGGAACTCGGGGTGCGCCAGATCCTGGGGCTGAACACGGTCGGCAGCCTGCAGGCCGAGTACCGCCGCGGCGACCTGGTGCTGGTCGACCAGTTCATCGACCGGACCAGCGGCCGGATCGACACCTTCTTCTCGGGCAACGCCGCCGCCCACATCAGCTCGGCCTACCCCTACTGTGTGCGGATGCGCGGCCTGGCCAAGGACGCGTTGGACGGGATCGAGGGCGGTTTCCACGACAGCGCCACGGTGGTCGTCACCCAGGGGCCGCGGTTCGGCACGCTGGCCGAAAGCCGCTGGTTCCGGTCCCAGGGCTGGCACGTGCTCAACATGACCCAGTACCCCGAGGTGGTGCTGGCCCGCGAGCAGGAGCTCTGTTACATGAACCTGTCCTACGTCACCGACTACGACGTGGCGCTGACCGAGGTGGTGGGCGCCGAGCCGGACAAGGAGGTGGTCAGCCACGCCAGGGTGCTACAGGCCTTCGCCGCCGACTCCGGGCGATTTGTCGACGCGGTCAAGCGAATCGTCAACACGCTGCCGGCCGAGTTCGACTGCGGATGCCAGCACGCCCTCGACGGCGCGAGGACCTGA
- a CDS encoding histidine phosphatase family protein yields the protein MGLPLPERGPAMAGWSGELVLLRHAQTSCTVNGLFCGEHDPPLSPVGRLMSDTLSDADGLKGTSRLYISPSCRSVQTSAALAARFGLVARVEPRLRELSFGQWESRRPDQVRFEQAYRRWYRDPAQCAPPEGETGLAVLARAVAAATEALTLDGRFDGAKVALLTHKAPVRLLICHFLGLPPRQYRQIAPVPVCSVTRIRFDSGRPRLIELGNVDHLPQRWRSAPDDAMDSSTENA from the coding sequence ATGGGGCTGCCATTGCCGGAGCGCGGCCCGGCGATGGCGGGCTGGTCGGGAGAGCTGGTGCTGCTGCGGCACGCCCAGACCAGCTGCACGGTCAACGGTCTCTTCTGCGGCGAGCACGACCCACCGCTGTCCCCGGTCGGTCGACTGATGTCTGACACGCTATCGGACGCCGACGGGTTGAAGGGCACGAGTCGGCTCTACATCAGCCCGTCCTGCCGCAGCGTCCAGACCAGCGCCGCGCTGGCCGCCAGGTTCGGACTGGTCGCGCGGGTGGAGCCGCGGCTGCGGGAACTGAGCTTCGGACAGTGGGAAAGCCGCCGGCCGGACCAGGTCCGCTTCGAGCAGGCCTATCGGCGCTGGTACCGCGATCCGGCGCAGTGCGCGCCACCGGAGGGTGAGACGGGCCTGGCGGTGCTGGCCAGGGCGGTGGCGGCGGCTACCGAGGCGCTGACCCTGGACGGCCGGTTCGACGGCGCCAAGGTCGCGCTGCTGACCCACAAGGCCCCGGTCCGGTTGCTGATCTGTCATTTCCTGGGGCTGCCGCCGCGGCAGTACCGCCAGATCGCGCCGGTGCCGGTCTGCTCGGTCACCCGAATCCGCTTCGACAGCGGCCGGCCCCGGCTGATCGAACTGGGCAATGTCGACCACCTGCCGCAGCGGTGGCGATCAGCGCCCGACGATGCCATGGACAGCAGTACCGAGAACGCCTGA